A portion of the Phyllopteryx taeniolatus isolate TA_2022b chromosome 15, UOR_Ptae_1.2, whole genome shotgun sequence genome contains these proteins:
- the rgs3a gene encoding regulator of G-protein signaling 3a isoform X10, translating into MFHTMVDFSEKYLERAKDMKNRLAFLRRRNESPGSNPAGKLDKTMKSVKPTPEDALKWGDSLDKLLAHKYGLAAFRAFLRTEFSEENLEFWLACEEYKKIKSQSKMASKAKKIFAEYIAIQSCKEVNLDSYTRDHTKDNLQNVTRSCFELAQRRIYGLMEKDSYPRFLRSELYLDLINQKKASSTSTSSSS; encoded by the exons ATGTTTCACACGATGGTCGATTTCTCTGAGAAGTACCTGGAAAG GGCCAAAGACATGAAGAACCGCTTGGCTTTCCTACGGCGGAGGAACGAATCTCCGGGAAGCAACCCAGCCGGAAAGTTGGACAAAACCATGAAGTCAGTCAA GCCCACCCCGGAGGATGCGCTCAAGTGGGGGGACTCCCTTGACAAGCTGCTGGCACACAAAT ATGGCCTGGCAGCCTTCAGAGCATTCTTGCGCACCGAGTTCAGCGAGGAGAATCTGGAATTTTGGCTGGCGTGCGAGGAGTACAAAAAGATTAAGTCGCAGTCCAAGATGGCCTCAAAAGCAAAGAAGATCTTTGCAGAATACATCGCCATCCAGTCTTGTAAAGAG GTGAACCTGGACTCGTACACTCGGGATCACACAAAGGACAACCTGCAGAATGTGACGCGCTCCTGCTTTGAGCTGGCGCAAAGGCGGATATACGGGCTAATGGAGAAAGACTCATACCCTCGCTTCCTGCGCTCAGAACTCTACTTGGACTTGATCAACCAAAAAAAGGCCAGCTCCACTTCGACGTCCTCTTCATCATAA
- the rgs3a gene encoding regulator of G-protein signaling 3a isoform X12 — MAKDMKNRLAFLRRRNESPGSNPAGKLDKTMKSVKPTPEDALKWGDSLDKLLAHKYGLAAFRAFLRTEFSEENLEFWLACEEYKKIKSQSKMASKAKKIFAEYIAIQSCKEVNLDSYTRDHTKDNLQNVTRSCFELAQRRIYGLMEKDSYPRFLRSELYLDLINQKKASSTSTSSSS; from the exons AT GGCCAAAGACATGAAGAACCGCTTGGCTTTCCTACGGCGGAGGAACGAATCTCCGGGAAGCAACCCAGCCGGAAAGTTGGACAAAACCATGAAGTCAGTCAA GCCCACCCCGGAGGATGCGCTCAAGTGGGGGGACTCCCTTGACAAGCTGCTGGCACACAAAT ATGGCCTGGCAGCCTTCAGAGCATTCTTGCGCACCGAGTTCAGCGAGGAGAATCTGGAATTTTGGCTGGCGTGCGAGGAGTACAAAAAGATTAAGTCGCAGTCCAAGATGGCCTCAAAAGCAAAGAAGATCTTTGCAGAATACATCGCCATCCAGTCTTGTAAAGAG GTGAACCTGGACTCGTACACTCGGGATCACACAAAGGACAACCTGCAGAATGTGACGCGCTCCTGCTTTGAGCTGGCGCAAAGGCGGATATACGGGCTAATGGAGAAAGACTCATACCCTCGCTTCCTGCGCTCAGAACTCTACTTGGACTTGATCAACCAAAAAAAGGCCAGCTCCACTTCGACGTCCTCTTCATCATAA
- the rgs3a gene encoding regulator of G-protein signaling 3a isoform X11, whose product MEAPCISSACSSLGGRAKDMKNRLAFLRRRNESPGSNPAGKLDKTMKSVKPTPEDALKWGDSLDKLLAHKYGLAAFRAFLRTEFSEENLEFWLACEEYKKIKSQSKMASKAKKIFAEYIAIQSCKEVNLDSYTRDHTKDNLQNVTRSCFELAQRRIYGLMEKDSYPRFLRSELYLDLINQKKASSTSTSSSS is encoded by the exons GGCCAAAGACATGAAGAACCGCTTGGCTTTCCTACGGCGGAGGAACGAATCTCCGGGAAGCAACCCAGCCGGAAAGTTGGACAAAACCATGAAGTCAGTCAA GCCCACCCCGGAGGATGCGCTCAAGTGGGGGGACTCCCTTGACAAGCTGCTGGCACACAAAT ATGGCCTGGCAGCCTTCAGAGCATTCTTGCGCACCGAGTTCAGCGAGGAGAATCTGGAATTTTGGCTGGCGTGCGAGGAGTACAAAAAGATTAAGTCGCAGTCCAAGATGGCCTCAAAAGCAAAGAAGATCTTTGCAGAATACATCGCCATCCAGTCTTGTAAAGAG GTGAACCTGGACTCGTACACTCGGGATCACACAAAGGACAACCTGCAGAATGTGACGCGCTCCTGCTTTGAGCTGGCGCAAAGGCGGATATACGGGCTAATGGAGAAAGACTCATACCCTCGCTTCCTGCGCTCAGAACTCTACTTGGACTTGATCAACCAAAAAAAGGCCAGCTCCACTTCGACGTCCTCTTCATCATAA